Proteins from a genomic interval of Channa argus isolate prfri chromosome 11, Channa argus male v1.0, whole genome shotgun sequence:
- the tent2 gene encoding poly(A) RNA polymerase GLD2 isoform X4 yields MGASMRRNDEYSPHAVKRQCLDSSLQRRIGSPLIRLPPPCLPDQVVAGSMRSSLAGYPIPRSHSHPRVITVPETSNRLKAYAKDKLSDQMVELFEACQQQDSDLVKKEMCRARLQQDIQRIYAVARLYLTGSSMNGLGCRSSDADLCLVLKGKKRHEPIHVLSALQRLFRSLSYVERAQLIRAKVPILRFREKGSDLEFDLNVNNIVGIRNTFLLRSYAYADLRIRPMILVIKKWARHNQINDASKGTLSSYTLVLMVLHYLQTLNEPVVPSLQRDYPECFNPFMDIDMVPEGPKHVPPYLSRNQLSLGELLLGFLKYYTDFRWEKQVISVREAKALPKTNFREWRNKYICVEEPFERNNVARAVHEGAKFDAIKAQFAESCRVLQEMKDLNAILPVRTIITKESSGR; encoded by the exons ATGGGCGCAAGTAT GAGGCGGAATGATGAGTACAGTCCCCATGCTGTAAAGCGCCAATGCTTGGACTCCTCTCTCCAACGACGGATAGGCTCTCCTTTAATTCGTCTTCCTCCCCCTTGTCTTCCTGATCAAGTAGTGGCTGGGTCTATGAGATCCTCCTTGGCTGGTTATCCCATTCCACGCTCCCATTCCCACCCTCGGGTGATTACTGTCCCAGAGACCTCCAACAGGCTGAAGGCCTACGCTAAGGACAAG CTGAGTGATCAGATGGTGGAGCTGTTTGAGGCGTGCCAACAGCAAGATTCTGATTTGGTCAAGAAGGAGATGTGTCGAGCTCGGTTGCAGCAAGACATACAGCGCATTTATGCAG TGGCACGGCTTTACTTGACTGGATCTTCTATGAATGGATTGGGCTGCCGGAGCAGTGATGCTGATCTCTGTCTGGTCCTTAAGGGAAAA AAAAGACATGAGCCTATTCATGTACTGTCTGCCCTCCAAAGGTTATTCAGATCACTCT CTTATGTGGAGCGGGCGCAGCTAATCAGAGCCAAAGTGCCCATCCTCAGGTTCAGAGAGAAAGGCAG TGATCTGGAGTTTGATCTGAATGTTAACAACATAGTGGGCATCAGAAACACATTCCTTCTCAGGAGTTATGCCTATG CTGATCTCAGGATTCGACCCATGATCCTTGTTATCAAGAAGTGGGCACGACACAATCAGATCAATGATGCCAGCAAAGGAACGTTAAGCAGTTACACACTGGTGCTGATGGTCCTGCACTACCTCCAGA CTCTCAATGAACCTGTTGTACCTTCTCTACAGAGAGACTACCCA GAGTGTTTTAATCCCTTCATGGACATTGACATGGTTCCAGAAGGACCCAAACATGTCCCCCCTTACCTCTCAAGAAACCAGTTGTCACTGGGAGAGCTACTTCTGGGCTTTCTCAAATATTACACAGACTTCAG GTGGGAAAAACAGGTGATCTCTGTCCGAGAGGCTAAAGCTTTGCCCAAGACTAATTTTCGAGAGTggagaaacaaatacatatgtGTAGAAG agcCATTTGAAAGAAATAACGTTGCCAGGGCAGTCCATGAGGGGGCCAAGTTTGATGCTATTAAAGCTCAGTTTGCTGAG tcaTGTAGGGTACTACAGGAGATGAAAGACCTGAATGCGATCCTCCCAGTCAGAACCATTATTACCAAAGAGTCATCCGGGAGATAA
- the tent2 gene encoding poly(A) RNA polymerase GLD2 isoform X3, giving the protein MTNGRKRRNDEYSPHAVKRQCLDSSLQRRIGSPLIRLPPPCLPDQVVAGSMRSSLAGYPIPRSHSHPRVITVPETSNRLKAYAKDKLSDQMVELFEACQQQDSDLVKKEMCRARLQQDIQRIYAVARLYLTGSSMNGLGCRSSDADLCLVLKGKKRHEPIHVLSALQRLFRSLSYVERAQLIRAKVPILRFREKGSDLEFDLNVNNIVGIRNTFLLRSYAYADLRIRPMILVIKKWARHNQINDASKGTLSSYTLVLMVLHYLQTLNEPVVPSLQRDYPECFNPFMDIDMVPEGPKHVPPYLSRNQLSLGELLLGFLKYYTDFRWEKQVISVREAKALPKTNFREWRNKYICVEEPFERNNVARAVHEGAKFDAIKAQFAESCRVLQEMKDLNAILPVRTIITKESSGR; this is encoded by the exons ATGACCAATGGGCGCAA GAGGCGGAATGATGAGTACAGTCCCCATGCTGTAAAGCGCCAATGCTTGGACTCCTCTCTCCAACGACGGATAGGCTCTCCTTTAATTCGTCTTCCTCCCCCTTGTCTTCCTGATCAAGTAGTGGCTGGGTCTATGAGATCCTCCTTGGCTGGTTATCCCATTCCACGCTCCCATTCCCACCCTCGGGTGATTACTGTCCCAGAGACCTCCAACAGGCTGAAGGCCTACGCTAAGGACAAG CTGAGTGATCAGATGGTGGAGCTGTTTGAGGCGTGCCAACAGCAAGATTCTGATTTGGTCAAGAAGGAGATGTGTCGAGCTCGGTTGCAGCAAGACATACAGCGCATTTATGCAG TGGCACGGCTTTACTTGACTGGATCTTCTATGAATGGATTGGGCTGCCGGAGCAGTGATGCTGATCTCTGTCTGGTCCTTAAGGGAAAA AAAAGACATGAGCCTATTCATGTACTGTCTGCCCTCCAAAGGTTATTCAGATCACTCT CTTATGTGGAGCGGGCGCAGCTAATCAGAGCCAAAGTGCCCATCCTCAGGTTCAGAGAGAAAGGCAG TGATCTGGAGTTTGATCTGAATGTTAACAACATAGTGGGCATCAGAAACACATTCCTTCTCAGGAGTTATGCCTATG CTGATCTCAGGATTCGACCCATGATCCTTGTTATCAAGAAGTGGGCACGACACAATCAGATCAATGATGCCAGCAAAGGAACGTTAAGCAGTTACACACTGGTGCTGATGGTCCTGCACTACCTCCAGA CTCTCAATGAACCTGTTGTACCTTCTCTACAGAGAGACTACCCA GAGTGTTTTAATCCCTTCATGGACATTGACATGGTTCCAGAAGGACCCAAACATGTCCCCCCTTACCTCTCAAGAAACCAGTTGTCACTGGGAGAGCTACTTCTGGGCTTTCTCAAATATTACACAGACTTCAG GTGGGAAAAACAGGTGATCTCTGTCCGAGAGGCTAAAGCTTTGCCCAAGACTAATTTTCGAGAGTggagaaacaaatacatatgtGTAGAAG agcCATTTGAAAGAAATAACGTTGCCAGGGCAGTCCATGAGGGGGCCAAGTTTGATGCTATTAAAGCTCAGTTTGCTGAG tcaTGTAGGGTACTACAGGAGATGAAAGACCTGAATGCGATCCTCCCAGTCAGAACCATTATTACCAAAGAGTCATCCGGGAGATAA
- the tent2 gene encoding poly(A) RNA polymerase GLD2 isoform X2 codes for MYPHGVAPRRWSAYSDGLYPQPTASRYYDYNHQSIEGVNSFYVPNHGRLPPYEWKPTSPSPAPPPPTLMTNGRKRRNDEYSPHAVKRQCLDSSLQRRIGSPLIRLPPPCLPDQVVAGSMRSSLAGYPIPRSHSHPRVITVPETSNRLKAYAKDKLSDQMVELFEACQQQDSDLVKKEMCRARLQQDIQRIYAVARLYLTGSSMNGLGCRSSDADLCLVLKGKKRHEPIHVLSALQRLFRSLSYVERAQLIRAKVPILRFREKGSDLEFDLNVNNIVGIRNTFLLRSYAYADLRIRPMILVIKKWARHNQINDASKGTLSSYTLVLMVLHYLQTLNEPVVPSLQRDYPECFNPFMDIDMVPEGPKHVPPYLSRNQLSLGELLLGFLKYYTDFSPIALLSLLYPASSFLVSCFWERGRSSWEIWPYTALT; via the exons ATGTACCCCCACGGCGTTGCACCGAGACGGTGGTCAGCCTACAGCGACGGCCTGTACCCGCAACCCACTGCATCTAGATATTACGATTACAACCATCAAAGCATAGAAGGTGTCAACAG CTTCTATGTTCCTAATCATGGGAGGCTACCTCCATATGAATGGAAACCAACGTCACCTTCTCCagcccctcctcctcccacacTTATGACCAATGGGCGCAA GAGGCGGAATGATGAGTACAGTCCCCATGCTGTAAAGCGCCAATGCTTGGACTCCTCTCTCCAACGACGGATAGGCTCTCCTTTAATTCGTCTTCCTCCCCCTTGTCTTCCTGATCAAGTAGTGGCTGGGTCTATGAGATCCTCCTTGGCTGGTTATCCCATTCCACGCTCCCATTCCCACCCTCGGGTGATTACTGTCCCAGAGACCTCCAACAGGCTGAAGGCCTACGCTAAGGACAAG CTGAGTGATCAGATGGTGGAGCTGTTTGAGGCGTGCCAACAGCAAGATTCTGATTTGGTCAAGAAGGAGATGTGTCGAGCTCGGTTGCAGCAAGACATACAGCGCATTTATGCAG TGGCACGGCTTTACTTGACTGGATCTTCTATGAATGGATTGGGCTGCCGGAGCAGTGATGCTGATCTCTGTCTGGTCCTTAAGGGAAAA AAAAGACATGAGCCTATTCATGTACTGTCTGCCCTCCAAAGGTTATTCAGATCACTCT CTTATGTGGAGCGGGCGCAGCTAATCAGAGCCAAAGTGCCCATCCTCAGGTTCAGAGAGAAAGGCAG TGATCTGGAGTTTGATCTGAATGTTAACAACATAGTGGGCATCAGAAACACATTCCTTCTCAGGAGTTATGCCTATG CTGATCTCAGGATTCGACCCATGATCCTTGTTATCAAGAAGTGGGCACGACACAATCAGATCAATGATGCCAGCAAAGGAACGTTAAGCAGTTACACACTGGTGCTGATGGTCCTGCACTACCTCCAGA CTCTCAATGAACCTGTTGTACCTTCTCTACAGAGAGACTACCCA GAGTGTTTTAATCCCTTCATGGACATTGACATGGTTCCAGAAGGACCCAAACATGTCCCCCCTTACCTCTCAAGAAACCAGTTGTCACTGGGAGAGCTACTTCTGGGCTTTCTCAAATATTACACAGACTTCAG TCCCATAgctcttctctccctcctctatCCTGCATCCTCTTTTCTGGTTTCATGTTTCTGGGAGAGGGGCAGGAGCAGCTGGGAGATTTGGCCTTACACAGCACTAACATGA
- the tent2 gene encoding poly(A) RNA polymerase GLD2 isoform X1, giving the protein MYPHGVAPRRWSAYSDGLYPQPTASRYYDYNHQSIEGVNSFYVPNHGRLPPYEWKPTSPSPAPPPPTLMTNGRKRRNDEYSPHAVKRQCLDSSLQRRIGSPLIRLPPPCLPDQVVAGSMRSSLAGYPIPRSHSHPRVITVPETSNRLKAYAKDKLSDQMVELFEACQQQDSDLVKKEMCRARLQQDIQRIYAVARLYLTGSSMNGLGCRSSDADLCLVLKGKKRHEPIHVLSALQRLFRSLSYVERAQLIRAKVPILRFREKGSDLEFDLNVNNIVGIRNTFLLRSYAYADLRIRPMILVIKKWARHNQINDASKGTLSSYTLVLMVLHYLQTLNEPVVPSLQRDYPECFNPFMDIDMVPEGPKHVPPYLSRNQLSLGELLLGFLKYYTDFRWEKQVISVREAKALPKTNFREWRNKYICVEEPFERNNVARAVHEGAKFDAIKAQFAESCRVLQEMKDLNAILPVRTIITKESSGR; this is encoded by the exons ATGTACCCCCACGGCGTTGCACCGAGACGGTGGTCAGCCTACAGCGACGGCCTGTACCCGCAACCCACTGCATCTAGATATTACGATTACAACCATCAAAGCATAGAAGGTGTCAACAG CTTCTATGTTCCTAATCATGGGAGGCTACCTCCATATGAATGGAAACCAACGTCACCTTCTCCagcccctcctcctcccacacTTATGACCAATGGGCGCAA GAGGCGGAATGATGAGTACAGTCCCCATGCTGTAAAGCGCCAATGCTTGGACTCCTCTCTCCAACGACGGATAGGCTCTCCTTTAATTCGTCTTCCTCCCCCTTGTCTTCCTGATCAAGTAGTGGCTGGGTCTATGAGATCCTCCTTGGCTGGTTATCCCATTCCACGCTCCCATTCCCACCCTCGGGTGATTACTGTCCCAGAGACCTCCAACAGGCTGAAGGCCTACGCTAAGGACAAG CTGAGTGATCAGATGGTGGAGCTGTTTGAGGCGTGCCAACAGCAAGATTCTGATTTGGTCAAGAAGGAGATGTGTCGAGCTCGGTTGCAGCAAGACATACAGCGCATTTATGCAG TGGCACGGCTTTACTTGACTGGATCTTCTATGAATGGATTGGGCTGCCGGAGCAGTGATGCTGATCTCTGTCTGGTCCTTAAGGGAAAA AAAAGACATGAGCCTATTCATGTACTGTCTGCCCTCCAAAGGTTATTCAGATCACTCT CTTATGTGGAGCGGGCGCAGCTAATCAGAGCCAAAGTGCCCATCCTCAGGTTCAGAGAGAAAGGCAG TGATCTGGAGTTTGATCTGAATGTTAACAACATAGTGGGCATCAGAAACACATTCCTTCTCAGGAGTTATGCCTATG CTGATCTCAGGATTCGACCCATGATCCTTGTTATCAAGAAGTGGGCACGACACAATCAGATCAATGATGCCAGCAAAGGAACGTTAAGCAGTTACACACTGGTGCTGATGGTCCTGCACTACCTCCAGA CTCTCAATGAACCTGTTGTACCTTCTCTACAGAGAGACTACCCA GAGTGTTTTAATCCCTTCATGGACATTGACATGGTTCCAGAAGGACCCAAACATGTCCCCCCTTACCTCTCAAGAAACCAGTTGTCACTGGGAGAGCTACTTCTGGGCTTTCTCAAATATTACACAGACTTCAG GTGGGAAAAACAGGTGATCTCTGTCCGAGAGGCTAAAGCTTTGCCCAAGACTAATTTTCGAGAGTggagaaacaaatacatatgtGTAGAAG agcCATTTGAAAGAAATAACGTTGCCAGGGCAGTCCATGAGGGGGCCAAGTTTGATGCTATTAAAGCTCAGTTTGCTGAG tcaTGTAGGGTACTACAGGAGATGAAAGACCTGAATGCGATCCTCCCAGTCAGAACCATTATTACCAAAGAGTCATCCGGGAGATAA